A part of Mustela erminea isolate mMusErm1 chromosome 9, mMusErm1.Pri, whole genome shotgun sequence genomic DNA contains:
- the LOC116599797 gene encoding olfactory receptor 51V1-like: protein MATKQSDAIEKGMTDYMKAEYGQHGGGKHGLWTSDELPILLKTTQNHVSSYNSVCKEAKETSTKGALEAKDYSGNNKETNNQSTEKHPSARMITLRSPSVNSSTFVLTAFSGLEQQYLWISIPFFTTYTLVFWGNCMVLHVIRTEPSLHQPMFYFLAMLALTDLSIGLSTVHTVLGILWGFIQEISLDSCIAQSYFIHGLSFMESSVLLTMAFDRYIAICHPLRYSSILTNSRIFKIGLTIVARSFFFITPPIINLKFFHYCRSHILSHSFCLHQDLLRLACSDIRFNSYYALMLVIFTLLLDAALILYSYVLILRAVLAIASQEERHKSLQTCISHICAVLVFYIPIISLTMVHRFGKHLSPVIHVLMGNIYILFPPLMNPIIYSVKTQQIRSRMLRLFSLKIC, encoded by the exons ATGGCCACAAAGCAATCAGATGCCATAGAAAAAGGCATGACTGACTACATGAAAGCAGAATATGGACAACATGGAGGTGGAAAACACGG ACTTTGGACATCGGATGAACTACCTATTCTCTTGAAGACTACACAGAATCATGTATCCAGCTATAACTCAGTGTGTAAGGAGGCAAAAGAGACATCCACGAAAGGGGCTTTGGAAGCCAAGGACTATTCtggaaacaacaaagaaacaaacaatcagTCAACTGAG AAGCATCCCAGTGCCAGAATGATCACTTTGAGAAGCCCTAGCGTGAATTCTTCCACCTTCGTTCTCACTGCATTTTCGGGCCTGGAGCAACAATATCTCTGGATCTCCATTCCCTTCTTCACCACCTACACCTTGGTGTTTTGGGGCAATTGCATGGTGTTGCATGTGATCCGGACTGAGCCCAGCCTGCACCAGCCCATGTTCTACTTTCTGGCCATGCTGGCCCTCACTGACCTATCCATAGGGCTGTCCACAGTGCACACGGTACTGGGCATCCTGTGGGGGTTCATTCAAGAAATCAGCCTGGATTCCTGCATTGCCCAGTCCTACTTCATCCATGGTCTATCCTTCATGGAGTCCTCTGTCCTCCTTACTATGGCCTTTGATAGGTATATTGCTATTTGCCATCCACTGCGTTATTCCTCCATTCTGACTAATTCCAGGATTTTCAAAATTGGGCTCACCATAGTAGCTAGGAGTTTCTTCTTTATTACACCCCCCATCATCAATCTGAAATTTTTCCATTATTGCCGTTCCCACATCCTGTCTCACTCATTCTGCCTGCACCAGGACCTTCTCCGCCTAGCTTGCTCAGACATCAGATTTAACAGCTATTATGCCCTGATGCTGGTCATTTTCACACTGTTGTTGGATGCTGCTCTGATCCTCTACTCCTATGTGCTGATTCTTAGGGCAGTTCTGGCAATTGCCTCTCAGGAGGAGCGGCATAAATCATTGCAGACCTGCATCTCCCACATTTGTGCTGTTCTGGTGTTCTACATCCCTATCATTAGCCTAACAATGGTGCACCGTTTTGGCAAGCATCTATCCCCTGTGATCCATGTCCTTATGGGCAACATCTACATCCTTTTCCCACCTTTGATGAATCCCATCATCTACAGTGTCAAGACCCAGCAGATTCGAAGCAGAATGCTCAGactcttttctctgaaaatatgTTGA
- the LOC116599556 gene encoding hemoglobin subunit beta-like, with protein sequence MVHLSAEEKAAVSSLQGKVKVDVVGGEALGRLLVVYPWTQRFFDSFGDLSSPDAIMSNRKVKAHGKKVVNSLINGLKNLDNLKGAFAKLSELHCDKLHVDPENFKLLGNVLVCVLARHFGKEFTPQVQAVFQKVLAGVANALAHKYH encoded by the exons ATGGTGCATCTGAGTGCTGAGGAGAAGGCTGCTGTTTCCAGCCTTCAGGGCAAGGTGAAGGTGGATGTTGTTGGTGGTGAGGCCCTGGGAAG GCTGCTGGTTGTCTACCCTTGGACTCAGAGGTTCTTTGACTCCTTTGGGGACCTGTCCTCTCCTGATGCTATTATGAGCAACCGCAAGGTGAAGGCCCATGGCAAGAAGGTAGTGAACTCCCTTATTAATGGCCTGAAGAACCTGGACAACCTCAAGGGTGCCTTTGCTAAGCTTAGTGAGCTGCACTGTGACAAGCTGCATGTGGATCCTGAGAACTTCAAG CTCCTGGGCAACGTACTGGTGTGTGTGCTGGCCCGCCACTTTGGCAAGGAATTCACCCCACAGGTGCAGGCTGTCTTTCAGAAGGTGCTGGCTGGTGTGGCCAATGCCCTGGCCCACAAATATCACTAA
- the LOC116598514 gene encoding hemoglobin subunit beta, producing MVHLTGEEKAAVTALWGKVNVDEVGGEALGRLLVVYPWTQRFFDSFGDLSSPDAVMSNPKVKAHGKKVLNSFSEGLKNLDNLKGTFAKLSELHCDKLHVDPENFKLLGNVLVCVLAHHFGKEFTPQVQAAYQKVVAGVATALAHKYH from the exons ATGGTGCATCTGACTGGTGAGGAGAAGGCTGCCGTCACCGCCCTGTGGGGCAAGGTGAACGTGGACGAAGTTGGTGGTGAGGCCCTGGGCAG GCTGCTGGTCGTCTACCCCTGGACTCAGAGGTTCTTTGACTCCTTTGGGGACCTGTCCTCTCCTGATGCTGTTATGAGCAACCCCAAGGTCAAGGCCCATGGCAAGAAGGTGCTGAACTCCTTTAGCGAGGGCCTGAAGAATCTGGACAACCTCAAGGGCACCTTCGCTAAGCTCAGTGAGCTGCACTGCGACAAACTGCACGTGGATCCCGAGAACTTCAAG CTCCTGGGCAACGTGCTGGTGTGCGTGCTGGCTCACCACTTCGGCAAGGAATTCACCCCTCAGGTGCAGGCTGCCTATCAGAAGGTGGTGGCCGGTGTGGCCACTGCCCTGGCTCACAAGTACCACTGA